The DNA segment TGATGGCAGCGCGCTCGGCCGCTTTCTTGCGCGGGCCGTTGCCGCCATTGATCTCGGGCAGCACCAGGCGGCGTCCGAACACAGTCTCCACATAGCCCTGGGCATGGGCCAGCTCCACGGTCTGGTCCATGTAGCGCTTCACGCCGGGGTAGCGCTGGAAGTATTTGTCGATGTAGGCCGCGGCGGCCTTGGTCTCGATGCCCAGGTTCTTGGCCAGGCCAAAGCTGCTCATGCCGTAGATCAGGCCGAAATTGATGACCTTGGCGTAGCGGCGCTGCTCGCTGCTGACGGCATCGACGCTGACGCCAAACACCTCGGCCGCCGTGGCACGGTGCACGTCCAGACCGTCCCGGAAGGCATTGAGCAGGGCTTCATCCCCGGAGAGGTGGGCCATGATGCGCAACTCGATCTGCGAATAGTCGGCACTGGCAATCAGCTTGCCCTCGGGCGCGACAAAGGCTTCGCGCACCCTGCGGCCTTCCGGTGTGCGCACCGGAATGTTCTGCAGATTCGGGTCATTGCTGGACAGGCGCCCCGTCACCGCCACCGCCTGGGCGTAGTGCGTGTGCACCCGGCCATCGCTGGGCAAGGCCATCTGGGCAAGCTTGTCGGTGTAGGTGCCCTTGAGCTTGGACAGGCTGCGGTGCTCCAGCAGCTTGGCAGGCAGCGGGTAGTCCTCGGCCAGCTTTTCCAGCACTTCCTCATCGGTGCTGCGCGCACCGGTGGCGGTCTTCTTGACCACCGGCATGCCCAGCTTGTCGAAGAAGATCTCGCCCAGTTGCTTGGGCGATGACAGGTTGAAAGGCTGGCCTGCGATCTCGTACGCATCTTCCTCCAGCTTGAGGATGCGCGCCCCCAGATCGTTGCTCTGCCGCGCCAGCTCGCCAGCGTCGATGCGCACGCCATTGCGCTCGATGCGGAACAGCGCCTCGCTGGTCTGTATTTCCAATTCATAGATGTGCAGCAGGCCGGCATGGGCCTGGATGCGCGGCCACAGCACGCCATGCACATCCAGCGTCTGGTCGGAATCTTCGCAGCTGTACGCCGCCGCCTTGTCCACACTCACCTGGGCAAACGGGATCTGGTTCTTGCCCTTGCCGCACAGGTCTTCGTAGCTGATGCCGGTGCGGTTCACATGGCGCAGTGCCAGGCTGGTCAGGTTGTGGGGACGGTCGGCCTCCAGCACATAGGACTGCAGCATGGTGTCGTGCGCGTAGCCGCGCACGGTGATGCCATGGTTGGCAAACACATGCTGGTCGTATTTGACATGCTGACCCAGCTTCTTCTTCGAGGCATCTTCCAGCCAGGGCTTGAGCTTGGCCAGCACCAGCGCCATATCGAGCTGCTCGGGCACATCCATGCCTTCGTGGCGCAGCGGAATGTAGGCCGCTTCGCCCACGGCCACGCTGAAGCTGATACCCACAATCTGGGCGACCATTTCATCCAGTGAATCGGTCTCGGTGTCCAGTGCCGCCAACTCGGCCGCCTGGAGCTTGGCCAGCCAGTGGTCCAGCGCGTCCTCGGTCAGGATGGTGGTATAGACCACATCTCGCTGCTGGGCTTCGACCGCGATTTCGGTGGTGGCGGCGTCATCCGCATCGAACAGACCGCCTTGCGGGGATGCGGGAGCGGACTTCTTGGTAGCTGTGGCTTCCGCCGCCACCGCACCCAGCGCGCGCACCAGACCCTTGAAACCGTATTTTTCGTAGAAAGGCGCCAGACCGGCGTTATCGGGCTCGCCCAGGGTGATGCTGTCCAGCTGCGGCAGGCCGGCCACATGCCCGGAAAGGTCGCAATCGGTCTTCATGGTCACCAGTTGGCGGCTCAGCGCCAACTGGCCGCTGGCGATGGCATCGCGCAGGTTCTGGCCGGCCACGCCCTTGATCGCCGCCGCATTGGCGATCAGATTGTCCAGCGAGCCATACTCTTCCAGCCACTTGGCCGCAGTCTTGGGGCCCACCTTGGTCACGCCGGGCACGTTGTCCACGGTGTCGCCCACCAGGGCCTGGTAGTCGATCATCTGGGCGGGCGGCACGCCGAACTCGGCCGTCACGCCGGCGATGTCGCGCTTTTTGCCGTTCATGGTGTCGATGATGGTCACATGCTCGTTCACCAGCTGGCTCAGGTCCTTGTCGCCGCTGGAGACGATCACATTGATGCCCTGTGCCGCCGCTGTCTGCGCCAGGGTGGCAATCACGTCATCCGCCTCCACGCCGGGCACGGCCACCACCTTCCAGCCCAGCAGCTGCACCACCTCGTGGATGGGCTCGATCTGGCTGCGCAAATCGTCGGGCATCGGCGAGCGCGTGGCCTTGTACTGGTCGTACATGGCGTCGCGGAAGGTAGGACCACTGGTGTCGAACACGCAGACGGCGTAGTCGGCCTGCACATCCTTGCGCAGCGCCTGCATCATGTTGACCATGCCGCGGATGGCACCCGTGGCCGGGCTGGCCGGGTCGCCGGGAACGGCCCGCAGGTCGGGCATGGCATGGTAGGCGCGGTAGAGGTAGCTGGAACCGTCCACCAGCACCAATGTCTTGGAATTGCTCATACCCAAGATTGTGCACGCGCCACTACAATCTCCCTATGCGCGCACCTATCCTCTTTTCCATCGCCGTTCTGGCCTCCGCTGTGGCGTGGGCACAGCCTTCCAGCGAGGCCGCACCCGCTGCGGCCCCTGCGCCTGCGGGCCAGCCCCAGCAGGACAACAGCGCCGCTCCGTCGCGCCAGAACCAGCGCATCGAGCGCATTCGCGAAGAAGATGCCGGCAGCCGGGTGGACGAGTTGCGCGTGGGCGGTCAGACGCAAAGCATCAATGTGCAGCCCAAGGTCGGCAATATGCCGTCCTATGAGGTCAAGCCCGGCAATGCCGCACGCGACGGCGTGAACCAGAACGGCAACGACGGCACCAATGGCCGCCGTGTCTGGAACCTCAAGTTCTGAGCGCCCGGGCCTTGCGGCCCATTGCCTCTGCGCCGGCACCGGCCTCTTCGGAGTGCGTGTCGGCGTTGTTCGTTTTCACCCCCCTGTTTTTTTGAGCGTCCTGAGCGATGGCCGTTTTTACCGAAGTCTCCGACAAAGAGGCGCGCGACCTGCTGCGCCGTGTCCCTCTGGGCAACCTGACCGAACTGCGCGGCATTCAGGGCGGCATCGAGAACACCAACTACTTCCTGACAACCGATCAAGGAGAGTGGGTGCTTACTTTGTTTGAACGCCTGACCTTCGAGCAACTGCCGTTCTACCTGTATCTGATGAAGCACCTGGCGCTGGCCGGCATCCCCGTGCCGGCCCCCCAGGCCGACGCCAAGAGCGGCGACATCCTGCACAAGGTCTGCGGCAAGCCTGCCGCCGTGGTGCAGAAGCTGCGCGGCAAGAGCCAGCTGCAGCCCCAGGCCGTGCACTGCGCCGCCGTGGGCGACATGCTGGCCCGCATGCACCTGGCCGGCCGTGACTACGCCCGCGAGCAACCCAATCTGCGCAGCCTGCCCTGGTGGAACGAGACCGTGCCCGTGGTGCTGCCCTATCTGGAACAGGATGCCGCCGACCTGCTGCGCAGCGAACTGGCGTTCCAGAACCATGTGGCCGCCAGCCCCAGCCACGCCGCCCTGCCGCGCGGTCCCATCCACGCCGACCTGTTCCGCGACAACGTGATGTTCGACGGCGAGGAACTGACCGGCTTTTTCGACTTCTACTTTGCCGGCGTGGACACCTGGTTGTTCGACCTGGCCGTGTGCCTGAACGACTGGTGCATCGACCACGCCAGCGGCGCCCACGACGCGGCCCGGGCCCAGGCCATGCTGGACGCCTACCAGGCCGTGCGCCCGCTTGAAGCGGCCGAACGCGAGCTGCTCAACCCCATGCTGCGCGCCGGTGCGCTGCGCTTCTGGGTCTCGCGCCTGTGGGACTTCTATCTGCCGCGTGAGGCCGCGCTGCTGCAGCCCCACGACCCCACCCACTTCGAGCGCGTGCTGCGCCAGCGCGTGGCCCATCCGCTGACCGCCATCGAGCGCCCGGTCGCCCTGGCCTGACACCGCCGCCCGCCATCCGGCCCGTCCCGCCGGGGGCTTTGGGCGGCTGGGGTACAGTCCTGTGTTCAGGTCCCCTCCCGCGCGCCGCGGGTTGCCGCTGTGTCGGCCTCCTGCCCGCGCCCGTCCGGCCCTTTCACTTCCCGGTCATGAAACTCAATATCGTTCCCGCCCGCACCGGTGCCCAATGGGTCCGCCAGGGCATACAGACTTTCTGGCGCCACCCGATGGCGCTGTCGGCCCTGTTCTTCCTGTGCATGGCCGCCATGTCGCTGATCTCCCTGTTCCCGCTGGTCGGGCCGGCGCTGGCGCTGGCGCTGCTGCCCACGGCGTCGCTGGTGATGATGGTGGGCGCCGCCGAGACCCTGCAGGGCCGCATGCCCACGCCGGCACTGCTGCTGGTTGCCTTCCGCACCGGTCGCCAGCGCATGCACGCCATGGCGCTGCTGGGGGCCTTCTATGCCGTGGGCTTTCTGCTGGTGATGGGCGTGTCCGCCCTGATCGACGGCGGCCAGTTCGCCCAGGTGTACCTGGGCACCACCCCCATGACGCCCGAGCTGGCCCAGGAAGCCGATTTCCAGGCCGCCATGTGGTTCTCCCTGCTGCTGTACCTGCCGCTGTCGCTGCTGTTCTGGCATGCGCCCGGTCTGGTGCACTGGCACAACATCCCGCCCGCCAAGGCGCTGTTCTTCAGCTTCATCGCCTGCTGGCGCAATCTGACCGCGTTTGCCGTGTTCTTTCTGTCGTGGATGGGCGTGTTCATTGCCACCGGCCTGGTGCTGGCGCTGGTGACCGCCCTGCTGTCGGCCCTGGTGGGCGATATCGCGGCCGGACTGATGATCGGCGCGGCCATGATGCTGGCCGCCATGTTCTTCAGCTCGGTGGTGTTCACCTTCCGCGACTGCTTCTCGGCTCCGGACGGCCACGATGAACTGGAAGAGGACGGCGGCGTCACCTACACCCCGCACGACACCGGCCCCACGCCGTGATGCCGCGCCACTGCCCCAGGCAGTGGCCTCCCCCGCAAAGGACAAAGGGACGCCACGGCGTCCCTTTTTGCATGCGGCATGCCTGGACCACACGGCAACGGTTTCGGCACCGGTTTCAGTGCCGTGTGCCCGATTCCCGTGCCAGCAGCTGCGCCAGCTGACGGCGGTCGTCCAGGGTGGAGAAGAGCACCGCAAACCCGATGCCCAGCGCCGCCCCCAGGATGGTGTCCATCACCCGCTCCACCGGCATGCCGGCCACGGCGGCGGCGGGTGCCGCCAGGTGGGTCATCAGCAGCGCCGACGGCGTGACCGCGATCTGGCCCAGCGCATAGTTGAAGCCGATGACGACCTCGGTGACGAACTGGAACAGCACGATGCAGGCCAGCACCGTGCCAAAGCCGGGGTTCTGCGCCAGGATCAGCCACGCCACCACCGCCCCCACCACCGTGCCCGCCATGCGCTGCAGCGCCCGGTTCATGGTGATATGCAGGTGTGCGCCCTGCATCACCGCCACAGCGCCGATGGCCGCCCACGCCGGATGCGGCATGCCCGCCAGATAGGCCACCCAGGCGGACAGCCCGGCGGCCACGGTGATGCGCAGCGCCACCAGCAGCTCCAGCCGCAGCGGGGGTGGCACCGGCGGCGGCAGTTCCAGGTGGGGCAGTGCATCCTTGCGCAGCCAGTCGGTGGCCCGGCAGGTCGCACATGCCACGGCACCGCCCGCCAGCGCGGCCAGGGTGCGGGCGGCCACGGTCAGTCCATCGGGCGCCGGGACCAGCGCCGCACCGGTGGCAAAGACAATGATCACCGCCCCCGGCCCGCCCAGCACCCAGTGGCTGACGACCAGGGTGGCGGCCCCGGCCACCAGCGCCATCACCCCCAGCATCGTGGCCGGCCCGGCCCCGGCCAGCGTGGCCAGCGAGGGGATCAGCACGCCCAGCGCCATCAGCCCGGCACAGAGGGTGACGATGCGCATGCGCAGCCGCAGCAGTGCAAAACGGCCAAACAGCGCCGACAGGGCACCCAGCGCGGCAAAGCCCACCAGGTGCGGCCAGGGGGAGACATGCACCAGCAGCACCGCCAGCAGCACGGACAGGGCCGCCTGCATGCCCGCCACGGTGGCAATGCGCAGCGAAGGCTGGCTGGTCAGCGCCACGCTGTCGCGCCACTGCGCACGCTCCAGCAACTGCAGCCCGGTGTCGCTGCGCGGCACCTGCGGTGCGGCGGAGGGGGGAGGGGTGGGGTCCGGTGGGGTGTGCATGCAAGACCTCTCTGCGGCCAAACCAGGAGGTTCATCACACCCGATACCCGGCGGGTGCGGCTGTCAGACAGTGGCGCAAGCGCGGCCCGTTGGGGCCCACTGGGCCAGACCGCACAGCCGCCCTCCCGGGCGGCCTCGGCAGTTCAGCGGCGCAGGACCCTCACTCCACGATGGTCAGCTTGGCAATCGCCAGCGCCAGCCACTTGGTGCCGTGGCGCGGGAAATTGATCTGGGCACGGGCATCGTCACCCGTGCCTTCCACGGCCAACACCTTGCCTTCGCCGAACTTGGCGTGGAACACGGTGATGCCCTTGGTGATGCCATGGCCCGGCACCGTCTTTTGCGGCGGCACGACGGGATTGGCAAACACCTCGGACGACCGGGTGCCCGACGCAGCACGGAACCCATTGCCATAGGCAGAACCGCCACCGAACTTGGGCGTGAACGTGCCAAAGCCTGGCTGCTTGGCGGTCAGCCATTTGAGGTTGGCCTCGGGCAGCTCATCCAGAAAGCGGCTGGGCAGGTTGAAGCGCGTCTGCCCGTGCAGCATGCGGCTTTGCGAATGGCTCAGGTACAGGCGCTTGCGGGCGCGGGTGATGGCCACATACATCAGGCGGCGCTCTTCCTCCAGCCCGCCCTTGTCGCTGGCGGCGTTCTCGTGCGGGAACAGGCCTTCTTCCAGCCCGCCGATGAAGACCACATCGAATTCCAGCCCCTTGCTGGCGTGCACCGTCATCAGCTGTACGGCCTCCTGGCCGGCCTGGGCCTGGTTGTCCCCGGCCTCCAGTGCCGCGTGCACCAGAAATGCGGCCAGCGGCGACAGGGTTTCGCCGGTTTCGGCGTCGGTGCCGCCCAGCGGCACGTCCAGCATGGGCAGCCCGGGGTTCAGGCCCTGGCTGGCCGGGCTTTGCGTCAGCGCGGCGTCGGCGCGGCTGTGCTCGTCGATGGGCAGGGCGATCGCATCCTTGCCGAAACCTTCCTGGGTCACAAAGCTCTCGGCCGCGTTCACCAGCTCCTTCAAGTTCTCGATGCGGTCCTGGCCTTCCTTCTCGTTCAGGTAGAAGTCGATCAGACCGCTGGCTTCCAGCATGCGCTCGATGGTCTGGCGCAGGCTCTTGCCCTGGGTTTCTTCGCGCAGCACGTCGATCTTGGCCACGAATCCCTGCAGCTTGGTGCCGGCCGCACCGCCCACGGCGGTGACCGCGTCGCTGAGCGAGCAGCCCGCCGCGCGCGCCGTTTCCTGCAGCGTCTCGACCGAGCGCGCGCCAATGCCGCGGGCCGGGAAGTTCACCACCCGCATGAAGCTGGTGTCATCGTGCGGGTTCTCCAGCAGGCGCAGATAGGCCAGTGCGTGCTTGATTTCGGCACGCTCGAAGAAGCGCAGGCCGCCGTACACCCGGTAGGGCACGCCGGCATTGAACAGCTTGGACTCGATCACCCGGCTTTGCGCATTGCTGCGGTAGAGCACGGCAATCTCCTGGCGCGGCACACCGTCCTGCCGCACCAGATTGCGGATTTCCTCCACCATCCAGCTGGCTTCATCCAGGTCGGTAGGGGCCTCATACACCCGCACCGGTTCGCCCGCGCCCTGGTTGGTGCGCAGGTTCTTGCCCAGGCGCTGGCTGTTGTGGCTGATCAGCGCGTTGGCGCAGTCCAGGATGTTGCTGAACGAGCGGTAGTTCTGCTCCAGCTTGATCTGGTGCTGCACGTCGAACTCGCGCACAAAGTCGGTCATATTGCCCACGCGCGCACCACGGAAGGCGTAGATGCTCTGGTCGTCATCGCCCACGGCCAGCACACTGGAGCTCGATTGCAGGCGACCGCCCACCATCTCACCGGCCAGCTGCTTGAGCCAGGCGTACTGCAGCTTGTTGGTGTCCTGGAACTCGTCCACCAGGATGAAGCGAAAACGCCGCTGGTAGTGCTGGCGCAGCGCCGCATCGTCGCGCAGCAGCTCGAAGCTGCGCAGCATCAGCTCGCCGAAATCGACCACGCCTTCACGCTGACACTGGTCCTCGTACAGCTGATAGAGCTCCACTTTCTTCTTGGTGTCGGGGTCGGACGCCACCACATCCTTGGGGCGCATGCCTTCTTCCTTGCAGCCGGCAATGAACCAGCCCAGTTGCTTGGGCGGAAAGCGCTCCTCGTCCACCTGGTACTGCTTGCACAGGCGCTTGATGGCCGAGAGCTGGTCCTGCGTGTCCAGAATCTGGAAGGTCGCGGGCAGGCCGGCCGCCACATGGTGGGCGCGCAGCAGGCGGTTGCACAGGCCGTGGAAGGTGCCGATCCACATGCCGCGCACGTTGTAGGGCAACATGGCCGACAGGCGGGCCACCATTTCCTTGGCCGCCTTGTTGGTGAAGGTGACCGCCAGAATGCCGCCGGGCGTGACCTGGCCGCTTTGCAGCAGCCAGGCAATGCGCGTGGTCAGCACCCGCGTCTTGCCGGAGCCGGCGCCGGCCAGGATCAGCGCATGGCCGGCCGGCAGCGTGACGGCAGCGAGCTGCTCGTCGTTTAGGTTGTCCAGCAAAGAGGATGGGCGGTGAGCGGGTGCGGAAGATTCTTCGGCACCGTCGAGCAGATCGAGCGGAAACATGCCGCCATTGTAGAAAGCGCGCCCTGCCCTGCGCCGCTGCCCGGGGATGCGGGGCCCCGCACAGGGGACGGCATGGCCCGCAGACCGGTATATGGTTTTGCATATACCCACCATTGCAGTGCGGCCGGCTGCCGCGCCGGAGCAGGCCGTATAGAATCAATCACCGGGCCCAAGTTACTTGTGGTCCGGTTTTTTGTGCCTGTGCAACTGCAGGTCTGGTGCCCCCGTGCGGGATGCACCCGCAAAGCCGGTCTCCAAGCCAAGCGCCCCATCGCAATGCGAAATCGTTCGCTGCGACCTCTTTAGGAGCTTGGAATCTCATGGAAATCTTCGACTACGACAACATCCTGCTGCTGCCGCGCAAGTGCCGCGTGGAAAGCCGCTCCGAATGCGACGCCAGCGTGGAGCTGGGTGGCCGTACCTTCCGCCTGCCGGTGGTGCCCGCCAACATGAAAACGGTGTTGGACGAGAAGATCTGCAAGTTTTTGGCGCAGCACGGCTACTTTTACGTGATGCACCGCTTTGACATCGACAACGTGGCATTCACCAAGGCCATGCAGTCGCAGGGCCTGTACGCCTCGATCTCGCTGGGTGTCAAGCAGGCCGATTACGACGTGGTGGACCGCTTCGTGGCCGATGACATCTGCCCCGAGTACATCACCATTGACATCGCCCACGGCCATGCCGACAGCGTGAAGAACATGATCCAGTACCTGAAGGCCAAGATCCCTGCGGCCTTTGTGATTGCCGGCAACGTGGCCACGCCCGAAGCCGTGATCGACCTGGAGGCCTGGGGCGCCGACGCCACCAAGGTGGGCGTGGGCCCGGGCAAGGTGTGCATCACCAAGCTCAAAACCGGCTTTGGCACGGGCGGCTGGCAGCTGTCGGCGCTGAAGTGGTGTGCCCGCGTGGCCACCAAGCCCATCATTGCCGACGGCGGCATCCGCAGCCATGGCGACATCGCCAAGAGCATCCGCTTTGGCGCCACCATGGTGATGATCGGTTCGCTGTTTGCCGGCCACGAAGAATCGCCCGGCAAGACCGTGGAGGTGGACGGCGAGCTGTTCAAGGAATACTACGGTTCGGCCAGCGACTTCAACAAGGGCGAGTACAAGCACGTCGAAGGCAAGCGCATTCTGGAGCCCATCAAGGGCCCGCTGCGCAGCACGCTGATCGAGATGGAACAGGACGTGCAGTCCTCCATCAGCTATGCCGGCGGCACCAAGCTGATGGACATCCGCAAGGTCAACTACGTGATCCTGGGCGGCGACAACGCCGGCGAACACCTGCTGATGTAATGAGGTAAGCCCCGACATCCTGCTGCGCGCTCCCGGACGCAGGCAGGCGCAGCCGGCCCGGCGCCGGCTGCAAACTCTTACAATTGAACCGCCGAAGCTGCCTGCGCCCGAAAGCGTTGGAGTTCACGCCACAAACAGCGTGTGTTCCTACTCTGACGAGCACAGGCAGCTTCTTTTTTGATAGCTTAAAAAGCAAAGCTGTTTTGCCGCCAACAGCATACGGGTGCAAGCCATCTGCAAGCTCCGGGCCGCTACACATCGGCATGATCCGCATACACCACACACAACAGCGGACAGCTCGGGAGACACAGCCTTGACCACCCCCATTCCCCCACCTTTGCGCATTGCCGTACTGGGCACCGGCTTGATGGGCGCGCCCATGGCCCGCCGCCTGTGTGAGGCCGGCCACCAGGTGCAGGTCTGGAACCGCACCCGAGCCAAGGCCGAGGCACTGCAAGCCTTTGGCGCCACGGTGCACGATACGCCCCGCTCCGCAGCGGCGCACAGCGACATCGTGATCAGCCTGCTGGAAAACGGCACAGTGGTGGGCGAGGTGCTGTTCGGCATGGGCGGCGCAGGCGCCGTGCACGGCATGCACGAGGGCAGCCTGTTCATCGACATGGCATCCATCCAGCCGCGCGAGGCACGCGACCATGCGTCGCGCCTGGCCGAACGCGGCCTGCGCCATCTGGACGCCCCGGTCTCCGGCGGCACCGTGGGCGCCGACAACGGCACCCTGGCCATCATGGCCGGCGGCCGGGCCGAAGACTTTGCGGCCGCCCTGCCCGTGTTCGCCGCTCTGGGCCGTGCCACCCATGTCGGCCCGCACGGCACTGGTCAGCTCACCAAGCTGGCCAACCAGATGATTGTGGGCATCACCATCGGCGCGGTGGCCGAGGCCCTGCTGCTGTGCGCCAAGGGCGGTGCCGACATGGCCAAGGTGCGCGAAGCCATCTCCGGCGGATTCGCCGACAGCCGCATCCTGCAACTGCACGGCCAGCGCATGGTGGAACGCGACTTTGCCCCGCACGGCAAGATGAGCGTGCAGCTCAAGGACCTGCGCAACGCCCTGGCCACGGCGGGCGAGATCGGCTTCGATGCTCCGATCACCGAACTCTTTGCCAAGCTCTACGCCGACGGCGTGGAGCACGGCCTGGGCGGGCTGGACCACAGCGGCCTGTTCGTGGAGCTGGCCAGCCGCAACGCGCTGCAGTGAAGTTTTTGCGTTTTTTTGCACTGCCTGGCTGCGCACTCAAAAAAAGTGGAGCATAATAGAGGGCTCAGGTTGCAACGCAATCCGAGAAAAGTGGGCTCTTAGCTCAGCTGGTAGAGCAGCGGACTCTTAATCCGTTGGTCGAGTGTTCGAATCACTCAGGGCCCACCACTTTTTTCAGTCGGTCTGAAATTGTTTTTCAGATTGGCGACTTTCGGTTCACACCGAAAGGGCTCTTAGCTCAGCTGGTAGAGCAGCGGACTCTTAATCCGTTGGTCGAGTGTTCGAATCACTCAGGGCCCACCATCTCCAAAGCCTGCCTTGGCTCCCAAGGCATGCTTTTTCCATTCTTCTATCGCTACTTTTGCACAGATAGAAACAATCATTCCCGTCACACGATGTAAATACTGGTGCTTTTTTCAGCATGCGGGCTAAGCTCGAACGCGTCCCATCTCGCCCTTTTTCGGAATGACGATGTTGCGCTGCAAGAAAAAAAACCTGCTTCGGACTTCCCCGTTTTCCCAGCGCCACATGCTGACGCTTGCCCTGCTGGCAACCGGCATGCTGCCCTCACAGCCTGCGCTGTGGGCCCAGGAGCGCCCCACCGCGGTCAGCCCCCCCGGCACCACGCTGGCCGAGCTGCCCGGCCGCCAGATTGATCTGAGCTTTGCCCGCATGGGTGCCACCGGCGGCATCAACCTGCGCGGCACCGAAGGACAAACCACGCTGGACTTCAGCCTGCGGGGCGACGAGGTGGTGGAAAGCGCCGATCTGCGCCTGGACTACACCTTCTCTCCCGCGCTGCTGGCCGACCTGTCCCACCTCAAGGTCTACCTCAACGACGAACTGGTCCAGACCCTGGTCCTGCCCAAGGAAAACCTGGGCAAGCCGCAGCACATCCGCATCCCCATCGATCCGCGCTTTTTTGCGGACTACAACAAGCTGCGCCTGCAGTTCATCGGCCACTACACCATGGAATGCGAGCTGCCCTCGCACTCCAGCCTGTGGGCCAATCTCAGCGACGAAAGCCGCCTGACGCTGCAGCTGCGCCAGCTGCAGTTGCCCAACGATCTGGCCCACCTGCCCCTGCCCTTCTTTGACCAACGCGACAACCGCAAGCTGCAGACCCAGTTTGTCTATGCCGCTGGCGCAGATGCCACCACCCTCAAGGCGGCAGGCATTGTCGCGGCCTGGCTGGGCAAGCAGGCCGGCTACCGGGGCACCTCGTTCACGGCACAGATCGACCAGTTGCCGGCCGGCCACGGCATCGTGTTCGCCACCAATGCCCAGCGCCCACCCGCATTGCGCCATCTGCCAGCGGTCAACGTGCCCACGCTGCAGCTGGTGGACCACCCCGGCGTGCCTTCGGCCAAGCTGCTGCTGGTGCTGGGCAAGGACAGCGCCCAGCTGGAAACCGCCGCGCAGGCGCTGGCCGTCGGCCGCGCCGCCTTCAGCGGTGATATCGTGACGGTCAAGACGCTGGAGCTGCCCGCCCTGCGCAAGCCCTACGATGCCCCGAACTGGATCGCCACCGACCGGCCGGTGCGCATTGCCGAGCTGGCCCGCGATCCCGGGCAGCTGCAGCTGCGCGGCTATGCGCTCAACGATGCGGTGAACCTCAGCCTGCAGCTGCCGCCCGATCTGTTCACCTGGAATGGCAGCACCATCCCGGTGGACCTGCGCTACCGCTACACCCCCAACCAGGTCTCGCAACACGGCATGGTGAGCGTGCTGTTCAACGAACAGTTTGTGCACTCCTGGCCGCTGGAGCGGGCCACCAGCAAGACTTCCC comes from the Comamonas terrigena NBRC 13299 genome and includes:
- the polA gene encoding DNA polymerase I codes for the protein MSNSKTLVLVDGSSYLYRAYHAMPDLRAVPGDPASPATGAIRGMVNMMQALRKDVQADYAVCVFDTSGPTFRDAMYDQYKATRSPMPDDLRSQIEPIHEVVQLLGWKVVAVPGVEADDVIATLAQTAAAQGINVIVSSGDKDLSQLVNEHVTIIDTMNGKKRDIAGVTAEFGVPPAQMIDYQALVGDTVDNVPGVTKVGPKTAAKWLEEYGSLDNLIANAAAIKGVAGQNLRDAIASGQLALSRQLVTMKTDCDLSGHVAGLPQLDSITLGEPDNAGLAPFYEKYGFKGLVRALGAVAAEATATKKSAPASPQGGLFDADDAATTEIAVEAQQRDVVYTTILTEDALDHWLAKLQAAELAALDTETDSLDEMVAQIVGISFSVAVGEAAYIPLRHEGMDVPEQLDMALVLAKLKPWLEDASKKKLGQHVKYDQHVFANHGITVRGYAHDTMLQSYVLEADRPHNLTSLALRHVNRTGISYEDLCGKGKNQIPFAQVSVDKAAAYSCEDSDQTLDVHGVLWPRIQAHAGLLHIYELEIQTSEALFRIERNGVRIDAGELARQSNDLGARILKLEEDAYEIAGQPFNLSSPKQLGEIFFDKLGMPVVKKTATGARSTDEEVLEKLAEDYPLPAKLLEHRSLSKLKGTYTDKLAQMALPSDGRVHTHYAQAVAVTGRLSSNDPNLQNIPVRTPEGRRVREAFVAPEGKLIASADYSQIELRIMAHLSGDEALLNAFRDGLDVHRATAAEVFGVSVDAVSSEQRRYAKVINFGLIYGMSSFGLAKNLGIETKAAAAYIDKYFQRYPGVKRYMDQTVELAHAQGYVETVFGRRLVLPEINGGNGPRKKAAERAAINAPMQGTAADLIKKAMVAVQAKLDAEKPEVKVIMQVHDELVFELPASEKDWVRAEIPVLMAGVADLAVPLLAEIGFGPNWEKAH
- a CDS encoding homoserine kinase; amino-acid sequence: MAVFTEVSDKEARDLLRRVPLGNLTELRGIQGGIENTNYFLTTDQGEWVLTLFERLTFEQLPFYLYLMKHLALAGIPVPAPQADAKSGDILHKVCGKPAAVVQKLRGKSQLQPQAVHCAAVGDMLARMHLAGRDYAREQPNLRSLPWWNETVPVVLPYLEQDAADLLRSELAFQNHVAASPSHAALPRGPIHADLFRDNVMFDGEELTGFFDFYFAGVDTWLFDLAVCLNDWCIDHASGAHDAARAQAMLDAYQAVRPLEAAERELLNPMLRAGALRFWVSRLWDFYLPREAALLQPHDPTHFERVLRQRVAHPLTAIERPVALA
- a CDS encoding BPSS1780 family membrane protein, producing MKLNIVPARTGAQWVRQGIQTFWRHPMALSALFFLCMAAMSLISLFPLVGPALALALLPTASLVMMVGAAETLQGRMPTPALLLVAFRTGRQRMHAMALLGAFYAVGFLLVMGVSALIDGGQFAQVYLGTTPMTPELAQEADFQAAMWFSLLLYLPLSLLFWHAPGLVHWHNIPPAKALFFSFIACWRNLTAFAVFFLSWMGVFIATGLVLALVTALLSALVGDIAAGLMIGAAMMLAAMFFSSVVFTFRDCFSAPDGHDELEEDGGVTYTPHDTGPTP
- a CDS encoding FUSC family protein gives rise to the protein MHTPPDPTPPPSAAPQVPRSDTGLQLLERAQWRDSVALTSQPSLRIATVAGMQAALSVLLAVLLVHVSPWPHLVGFAALGALSALFGRFALLRLRMRIVTLCAGLMALGVLIPSLATLAGAGPATMLGVMALVAGAATLVVSHWVLGGPGAVIIVFATGAALVPAPDGLTVAARTLAALAGGAVACATCRATDWLRKDALPHLELPPPVPPPLRLELLVALRITVAAGLSAWVAYLAGMPHPAWAAIGAVAVMQGAHLHITMNRALQRMAGTVVGAVVAWLILAQNPGFGTVLACIVLFQFVTEVVIGFNYALGQIAVTPSALLMTHLAAPAAAVAGMPVERVMDTILGAALGIGFAVLFSTLDDRRQLAQLLARESGTRH